A section of the Phacochoerus africanus isolate WHEZ1 chromosome 4, ROS_Pafr_v1, whole genome shotgun sequence genome encodes:
- the TMEM171 gene encoding transmembrane protein 171, with product MSPVAAAESDGVQRDRHVSKLIFFLFVMGAILLCVGVLLSIFGFQACQYETLPDCSMVLKIAGPACAVVGLGAVILARSRARLQQSEGRLRGNQGDSDRAFLCGESRQFVQCLIFGFLFLTSGMLISVLGIWVPGCGSDWAQEPLNETDTADSESQICGFLSLQILGPLIVLVGLCFFVVAHVKKRNNLNGGQDASESEERQPQHMEPVQVTVGDAVIIFPPPPPPYFPETSAAAASQGPGADDLLPNESPPSYYSIFHYGTPPPEGQGVTSERDCDSIYTISGTAPSSETSHTPSLSSELPPRYEEKETAATTSLSPSSEPSPP from the exons ATGTCTCCTGTAGCCGCCGCCGAGTCAGATGGGGTCCAGCGAGACAGGCATGTCAGCAAGctcatcttcttcctttttgtcaTGGGCGCCATCCTGCTGTGCGTGGGAGTCCTGCTCTCCATCTTCGGGTTCCAGGCGTGCCAGTATGAAACCCTCCCAGACTGCAGCATGGTGCTGAAGATCGCTGGGCCCGCGTGTGCCGTGGTCGGGCTGGGGGCTGTGATCCTGGCCCGCTCCCGGGCACGACTTCAGCAAAGTGAGGGGCGTCTGCGAGGCAACCAGGGGGACTCCGACCGAGCCTTCCTCTGCGGGGAGAGCCGCCAGTTTGTCCAGTGTCTCATCTTTGGGTTTCTGTTTCTGACGAGCGGTATGCTCATCAGCGTCCTGGGCATTTGGGTTCCCGGGTGTGGCTCAGACTGGGCGCAGGAACCGCTGAATGAGACAGACACTGCTGACTCGGAGTCCCAGATCTGTGGGTTCCTGTCCCTGCAGATCTTGGGACCCTTGATCGTGCTTGTGGGACTGTGTTTCTTCGTGGTTGCTCATGTTAAGAAGAGGAACAACTTGAATGGGGGCCAGGATGCTTCCGAAAGTGAAGAGAGACAGCCCCAGCACATGGAGCCTGTCCAGGTCACCGTAG GCGATGCTGTGATAATattcccaccccctccaccacctTATTTTCCTGAGACTTCAGCTGCTGCAGCGTCTCAAGGTCCTGGCGCTGATGATTTGCTTCCAAACGAAAGTCCACCTTCGTATTACAGTATTTTTCACTATGG GACTCCGCCTCCTGAGGGCCAAGGTGTGACCTCTGAGAGAGATTGTGACTCTATATATACTATTTCTGGGACTGCTCCATCCTCTGAGACCTcacacactccctctctctcatccGAATTGCCTCCCAGATACGAAGAAAAAGAAACCGCTGCCACTACATCCTTGTCTCCATCTTCTGAGCCTTCCCCACCATGA